CATCAGTCAGCCCCGTCCGCTGGTCTTAACCGTCGGTGTCGCCCCGGTCGCCAGAACAGTAGCAGGTCAACACGAGAGCCCCACTGGCAACAGCAACGTCATCTGGGTAAACTACGTCATCAGGTCAGCCCCGTCGCATCGGTCGGTCCAGATCATTCAGCGTCGTCTCAGTAGACAAGAGCGCGCGCCTGTCCCGCACCTACTATTAACGAGGTAAACACGGCGTGTCATGTAATAACGCGTATCGCATTACGAACATCCCTACATGACGACAAGGCGTCCCACTGTCTTATCAGTTCTATTCTCGTACATTTTTGATATAAGTAAAACCTCTATGAGACAGTGATATTAGAACTGTTTTATTTTTAAGATATGATTCGTAGCTAGTTTTGTTTCATTTAAAAGCACGCGATATGATACCAAGTATTCACACATGAAATTCAGGAAATCTAATCTTTCCTTTGCTCTGTCTCAAGGAGCCACAACCCCCCAGCTcctaaaacacacatacacactcaaagACAAACAGACACCGTGCACGCACAGAGCAAGAGAGGAGTCAGACAAAAACAAGAGAACAGGCTGAATTACAATACTAATTGGAGGCAGCGCTTATAATTACAACAATGGATGTCAGAATGTTGGTCTGAATGGTGTTTTAGTTCATTAGTGCTGTAATTACAAGAGCTCATTAACTTCTCCAGCAGAGCCCCCCCTGATCATTCTTGAGCTCTGTTCTTTAGCGGGTGGGCTCCTGAGTGGAGCGAAGCGGTATGGAGAGCAGgggttgcttgctgtttgtgtgttgtgtgtgtgtgtgtggtgtgtgtgtgtgtgtgcgcgtgcgtccaattgggggggggggggtgttggatACAGCATTGTGGGTTGGGGTAGCTGATGAGGGGTATTCATGGAGAAGAGGCTGGTTGTTGTTGATAGATGATGGTAATGGTTGGAAGGAAGTTGATGggagacaaaacaaaatacacaatttaATCTACGACCATATAGGGCTCTCTGTGAAGTACTCCCTGCACCCATCTTGCTAAATCAGGAGTCATAAACAGTGGTTTGCTGCAACACTAAGAGCTGTAAAAGGGGACTTTATTGTCTTTtatttactctctctccctttctctctccctttctctctctctctcagtcgaaCAGAGCTCCCAGACACTCCCCTGGATCTGCTGCAGCTCCCAGAGAGTCTGAGGGCAGAGCGTCTGAAAGCCAGCTCCTCCCCTTCGGAACTCTCGCCACAAGCCCGGGGTGGGGaaccacacaggcacacacacacgcaatcacTCACACATTTATGGTGTACATTGAATCATTCACACAAACATACTTGATGGGATGggaggtagactagtggttaagagcaatgggccagtaatcaaaaggttgctggttcgaatccccgagacCACTAGGTAAACAATTTgtctaattgctctggataagagcgtctgctaaatgactaaaacataAATGTAATGACACATCCACATATTTCCTCATGAAAAACATATCTAACTCTTTTCCCCTCCCCAGGTCCACAGCCAATGAAAAGCTCTGTGTGTAAAGGTGACCCTGACTCTAAACTGAGAGAGATCTATAATCCCGGAGTCCAGTCAGGGGACAGGAGGAAGCGTCCGCTGCGGTCTGACTCTGAAGGCGCTCCCCCGGAAACGCGGCGTCGCCTGGAAGAGTTCCgccagagagaggggagtgtgtcCGCCTCCTCAGACATGGGCagtgagagcgagggagaggagagagcgtggGAGCAGGGGGGAGACAGCGCGAGGGTCAAACGAGAGGAGGGGCCTTCGAAACAAGGTGGGGAGACCCCAGTGAGGGGCGAAAGGGGTGGCAGGGTGCACAACGGCCGTGCGGTAATCCAGCACCTTAAGAGTGTAGTGTCCTCGCCTCTCTCTGGTCCCCACAACATCAAGACTGAACATGAGGCACTGGCTGCAGGGGGtcgctggacacacacacaacccccaccctcgcacacacacaccccctgcgGTAGCCTGAACGGCGACAGTCCCCCGACCCCTATCCCAGACTCCTCCTCCAGCAGTGAAGCCCCACCCAAAGGTATTTTCACCCCGCCCTCCCCCGCCATGTCTCCTCCCATGTCCGGCTCCTCCCCTCTACCTTGTGAGGAGCGGGGAATGTTGTCTGGAGGCCGGGGGGGCGGGCCTGACTTTGAGCTGTTGCAGAGACTGGCAGCGGGGGGTGCTGCAGGACGGGTGCTCTTCCACCCCCTGACCCTCGGCCCCCA
The genomic region above belongs to Salvelinus sp. IW2-2015 linkage group LG4p, ASM291031v2, whole genome shotgun sequence and contains:
- the LOC111957328 gene encoding neuronal PAS domain-containing protein 3-like — its product is SSSSLQNLRKEKSRNAARSRRGKENFEFFELAKMLPLPGAITSQLDKASVIRLTISYLHMCTFASQGDPPWCPLLEGENHCSKVRRSSHSLATDMFEQHLGAHLLQSLDGFVFVVSSEGRFLYISETVSIYLGLSQVELMGSSVFDYIHPADHVEMAERLGIRPHLRAEAGCHVAPESASSSASTSSLAGTPEPAPSSPLSPGNEPPDRGFFIRMKSTLTKRGLHVKSSGYKVRPSGCGEGSGVVDLWLVGLSKYLRATLWLQRTVAGQHESPTGNSNVIWVNYVIRSHKQWFAATLRAVKGDFIVFYLLSLPFSLPFSLSLSRTELPDTPLDLLQLPESLRAERLKASSSPSELSPQARGPQPMKSSVCKGDPDSKLREIYNPGVQSGDRRKRPLRSDSEGAPPETRRRLEEFRQREGSVSASSDMGSESEGEERAWEQGGDSARVKREEGPSKQGGETPVRGERGGRVHNGRAVIQHLKSVVSSPLSGPHNIKTEHEALAAGGRWTHTQPPPSHTHTPCGSLNGDSPPTPIPDSSSSSEAPPKGIFTPPSPAMSPPMSGSSPLPCEERGMLSGGRGGGPDFELLQRLAAGGAAGRVLFHPLTLGPQGPQSLYAPSTIRYAPPELPPSHPGAEGLRSDHHKGPPAFYPHLQRLAGLPSFSGFSASDNPFNPFCMNGLRGAAGSEED